A portion of the Paenibacillus hamazuiensis genome contains these proteins:
- a CDS encoding CoA-acylating methylmalonate-semialdehyde dehydrogenase, giving the protein MTDAVSVLPNWIGGKWTDSTSGKTEPVPNPATGEILAMVPLSSRAELDQAVAAAREAFREWSRVPVPRRAKVLFKYQQLLVAHWEELAQLVTKENGKSYSEAYGEVQRGIECVEFAAGAPTLMMGSVLPDIATGLESGMYRYPLGVVGGITPFNFPMMVPCWMFPLAIACGNTFVLKPSERTPLLANRLAELFAEAGLPDGVLNVVHGAHDVVNGLLENEQVSAISFVGSQPVAEYVYKTAAAHGKRVQALAGAKNHSIVMPDANLDLAVKEIINAAFGSAGERCMAASVVVAVGEVADALVARLKEAAGRIVIGNGLEQGVFLGPVIRESHKARTLQYIESGVAEGASLVLDGRELPEKLGGNGFFVGPTIFDRVQTGMKIWRDEIFAPVLSVVRAQTLDEAIDIANRSEFANGGCIYTDSAKAVRHYRERIDAGMLGVNVGVPAPMAFFPFSGYKKSFYGDLHANGRDGVEFYTRKKMIVARY; this is encoded by the coding sequence ATGACCGATGCCGTATCCGTATTGCCAAACTGGATCGGAGGGAAATGGACGGATTCCACCTCCGGCAAAACCGAGCCGGTGCCGAATCCGGCTACCGGGGAAATACTCGCCATGGTTCCGCTGTCATCGCGGGCGGAGCTCGATCAGGCGGTGGCGGCAGCAAGGGAAGCGTTCCGCGAATGGAGCCGGGTGCCGGTGCCCCGCAGAGCGAAAGTGCTGTTCAAATACCAGCAGCTGCTCGTCGCGCATTGGGAAGAGCTGGCGCAGCTCGTGACGAAGGAGAACGGCAAAAGCTACAGCGAAGCGTACGGCGAGGTGCAGCGGGGCATCGAATGCGTGGAATTCGCCGCAGGTGCTCCGACGCTGATGATGGGCAGCGTGCTTCCGGATATCGCCACAGGCCTGGAGTCGGGCATGTACCGCTATCCGCTCGGCGTCGTCGGAGGCATCACGCCGTTCAACTTTCCGATGATGGTGCCGTGCTGGATGTTCCCGCTGGCGATCGCCTGCGGCAATACGTTTGTGCTCAAGCCGTCGGAGAGGACGCCGCTGCTGGCAAACAGGCTTGCCGAGCTGTTTGCCGAGGCCGGGCTGCCGGACGGCGTGCTGAACGTGGTGCACGGGGCGCACGATGTGGTGAACGGCCTCCTGGAAAATGAACAGGTGAGCGCCATTTCCTTCGTCGGCTCGCAGCCGGTGGCCGAATACGTGTATAAAACGGCGGCGGCGCACGGCAAGAGGGTGCAGGCGCTGGCCGGGGCGAAAAACCATTCCATCGTCATGCCGGACGCCAACCTGGACCTGGCGGTCAAAGAGATTATTAACGCGGCGTTCGGCTCCGCGGGAGAGCGCTGCATGGCGGCTTCCGTAGTCGTGGCGGTCGGCGAAGTGGCCGACGCACTGGTTGCACGGCTTAAGGAGGCCGCCGGCCGGATCGTGATCGGCAACGGGCTCGAGCAGGGCGTATTCCTCGGGCCGGTTATCCGCGAGTCCCATAAGGCGCGCACCTTGCAGTATATCGAATCGGGGGTTGCCGAAGGCGCCTCGCTTGTGCTGGACGGCCGCGAGCTGCCGGAGAAGCTCGGAGGAAACGGCTTCTTCGTCGGGCCGACCATTTTCGACCGCGTGCAGACGGGCATGAAAATTTGGCGGGACGAAATTTTCGCTCCGGTGCTGTCCGTCGTCAGGGCGCAAACCTTGGACGAAGCGATTGACATCGCAAACCGTTCCGAATTCGCCAACGGCGGCTGCATTTACACGGACAGCGCCAAAGCGGTCCGCCATTACCGCGAGCGGATCGACGCCGGAATGCTCGGCGTCAATGTCGGCGTTCCCGCGCCGATGGCCTTTTTCCCTTTTTCCGGCTACAAAAAGTCGTTTTACGGGGATCTGCATGCCAACGGCAGAGACGGAGTCGAGTTTTATACGCGCAAAAAAATGATCGTCGCGCGGTACTAG
- a CDS encoding carbohydrate ABC transporter permease, translated as MQRTTWNRSTNTAIDFFRKVSFVLPAMVMLVLLTGYPLFQVIQMSFYDYSVKSRPVFSGTANYSAFLHDPLFWNALKNTLIFTFASVAGGLIAGLTLALLLNQSINSKVRGVFRSILMFPWLFSSTVVAAAWMLILNPFGLLNWMLKSVGLEQLGQTAWLSHEQLAIVGVIFANVWRGFPFMMLMLLAGLQTISKDLYEASDIDGAGFFQRLFYVTLPQLRNILLTLTILEIIWNFRSFDLIFLMTGGGPMNATEVLSTYVYQFAFRTLNFGYASATAIFMLLVMVLASAFYLKASLGKESN; from the coding sequence ATGCAGCGAACGACATGGAACCGCTCCACGAATACAGCCATCGATTTTTTTAGAAAAGTCTCGTTTGTGCTGCCCGCGATGGTCATGCTCGTCCTGTTGACCGGATACCCGTTGTTCCAGGTTATCCAGATGAGCTTTTACGATTATTCGGTGAAATCGCGGCCCGTATTTTCGGGAACCGCCAACTACAGCGCGTTCCTTCACGATCCTTTATTTTGGAACGCCTTGAAAAATACGCTCATCTTTACGTTTGCCAGCGTGGCCGGAGGGTTAATAGCCGGTTTAACGCTCGCGCTGCTGCTCAATCAATCGATCAACTCGAAAGTGCGGGGCGTGTTCCGATCGATCCTGATGTTTCCGTGGCTGTTTTCCTCCACGGTCGTCGCTGCGGCATGGATGCTGATCCTGAATCCGTTCGGCCTGCTGAACTGGATGCTGAAGTCCGTCGGACTGGAGCAACTCGGACAAACGGCATGGCTCAGCCACGAGCAGCTTGCTATCGTCGGCGTCATTTTCGCCAATGTTTGGAGAGGGTTCCCATTCATGATGCTGATGCTGCTAGCCGGGCTGCAGACGATCTCCAAAGATTTGTACGAAGCGTCGGACATCGACGGGGCGGGATTTTTCCAGCGTCTGTTCTACGTCACCCTGCCGCAGCTGAGAAACATTTTGCTGACGCTGACGATCCTCGAGATCATCTGGAACTTCCGCTCGTTCGACCTGATCTTCCTGATGACCGGCGGCGGTCCGATGAACGCGACGGAGGTGCTATCCACCTACGTGTACCAGTTCGCTTTCCGCACGCTGAACTTCGGATACGCTTCGGCGACGGCGATTTTCATGCTGCTCGTGATGGTGCTGGCTTCCGCTTTCTACTTAAAAGCGTCGCTCGGAAAGGAGTCGAATTGA
- a CDS encoding Ger(x)C family spore germination protein — MIRKILRLAAVTALLSLLAGCWDIKTIQDMNYFTALGIDFKDGRYIVYAQMLDFSSVAKQEGAKMSGSPSIWSGHEEGISVGDATAKLYKTSQQRVFWGHVTSIVMTENALRQGIIPNLDSLLRYNETRYIQWVYATREPIDRLFTVEPFFSLSPLASILAQPLENFQQFSYIRPIRLNRAFVRLREPGYTLLLPSLSINTTTWKKNNEPDPKLAVNGVYAIGSGNTVKWFGEDKLPGLRWLEEKTNRTMFMLYEEGEAAAKITAEKPQAKIIPHAGGDSPSFTIRLQCRAFLSEQLRPMKESTIEKKAAGAIRSEIERTFAEGKKSSVDLYSLEHRLYRDAFPLWSKLTQNGAAPLSDYSLDRIDIDVKLIHSGMYKENKQQQQQY, encoded by the coding sequence ATGATCCGTAAAATATTGCGGCTCGCCGCCGTCACTGCGCTTTTGTCGCTGCTGGCGGGGTGCTGGGATATCAAGACGATCCAGGATATGAACTATTTTACGGCGCTCGGCATCGATTTCAAGGACGGGCGTTATATCGTTTACGCTCAGATGCTCGACTTCTCGAGCGTCGCCAAGCAGGAAGGCGCCAAGATGAGCGGGTCCCCCTCCATCTGGTCCGGCCATGAGGAAGGAATCAGCGTCGGGGACGCCACAGCCAAGCTTTACAAAACGTCCCAGCAGCGGGTATTTTGGGGGCATGTCACCAGCATCGTCATGACGGAAAACGCGCTCAGGCAAGGAATCATCCCTAATCTCGACAGTCTGCTGCGCTATAACGAAACCCGCTACATCCAGTGGGTATACGCCACCCGGGAACCGATCGACCGACTGTTCACCGTCGAACCATTCTTCAGCTTGTCTCCGCTCGCCTCCATTTTGGCGCAGCCGCTGGAAAATTTCCAGCAGTTTTCTTATATACGGCCCATTCGTCTGAACAGGGCGTTTGTCCGGCTGCGTGAGCCGGGCTACACCCTGCTGCTGCCCTCGTTAAGCATCAATACGACGACATGGAAAAAAAATAACGAGCCCGACCCGAAGCTGGCGGTGAACGGCGTTTACGCCATAGGAAGCGGAAATACTGTCAAGTGGTTCGGCGAAGACAAGCTTCCCGGACTGCGCTGGTTGGAGGAAAAAACAAACCGCACCATGTTTATGCTGTACGAGGAAGGGGAAGCTGCGGCCAAAATTACGGCGGAAAAACCGCAGGCTAAAATCATCCCGCACGCCGGCGGGGATTCGCCCTCTTTTACAATCCGCCTCCAATGCAGGGCTTTCCTCTCCGAGCAGCTGCGCCCGATGAAAGAATCCACGATCGAAAAGAAAGCGGCCGGCGCCATTCGTTCCGAAATCGAGCGCACGTTCGCGGAGGGCAAAAAAAGCTCTGTCGATTTGTACAGTCTTGAGCACAGGTTGTACCGCGACGCTTTTCCGCTCTGGAGCAAGCTCACCCAAAACGGCGCCGCCCCTCTGAGCGATTACTCGCTGGACCGCATCGATATCGATGTTAAACTTATCCATTCGGGCATGTATAAAGAGAACAAGCAGCAGCAGCAGCAGTATTGA
- a CDS encoding diphosphate--fructose-6-phosphate 1-phosphotransferase, giving the protein MNVMIAQSGGPTPVINMSLRGAVEKALGMEAVDKIYGSRNGVEGILHDDLVHLHEKAEDIRRASQQPGAILGGSRHSLTENEVAAIAEKLKELNVGIFCYIGGNGSSRTVKELHRHAVQNGINIQFVHIPKTIDNDLYGIDHTPGFGSAAKFVSHMVQWIGMDMASMKSYDKVEIVEVMGGNSGWLAAATAIAKRDEADYPQIVYMPEQEVRLEEMLAQIETVYSKTGSVMMIVPDHLKIPGLRSDAALGHPRSGYNGGISYKLAGEVKQRLGLKTRVTSPGTLYRTASCMASECDLSEAYRLGAEAVRFAAEGYSGGMVTLDRVSDSPYECRIDWADLEHIAGKERPLPAHYWDAQRQMPTPAFIDYILPLVDGQIIRPVIL; this is encoded by the coding sequence ATGAACGTTATGATCGCGCAGTCCGGCGGGCCCACCCCGGTCATCAATATGTCCTTGCGGGGGGCGGTTGAGAAAGCTCTCGGTATGGAGGCCGTCGACAAAATATACGGCTCCCGCAACGGAGTGGAGGGCATTTTGCACGATGATTTGGTACACCTTCACGAGAAAGCGGAAGATATCCGGCGAGCGTCGCAGCAGCCTGGAGCCATCCTCGGAGGCTCCAGGCATTCGCTGACGGAAAACGAGGTGGCCGCCATCGCGGAGAAGCTGAAGGAGCTAAACGTCGGCATCTTTTGCTACATCGGCGGCAACGGCTCGTCACGGACCGTAAAAGAGTTGCACCGGCATGCCGTGCAAAACGGGATAAACATTCAATTCGTACATATTCCGAAAACGATCGACAACGATCTGTACGGCATCGACCATACGCCGGGGTTTGGAAGCGCTGCCAAATTCGTTTCGCATATGGTTCAATGGATCGGCATGGACATGGCTTCCATGAAATCGTACGACAAGGTGGAAATCGTCGAGGTGATGGGCGGCAACTCCGGGTGGCTTGCCGCAGCGACTGCGATTGCCAAGAGGGACGAGGCGGACTATCCGCAGATCGTCTATATGCCGGAGCAGGAAGTGCGTCTGGAGGAGATGCTGGCGCAAATTGAAACCGTATACAGCAAAACGGGAAGCGTCATGATGATCGTTCCCGACCATTTGAAAATCCCCGGTTTGCGCTCGGATGCGGCGCTCGGCCACCCGAGAAGCGGCTACAACGGCGGGATCAGCTACAAGCTGGCCGGCGAAGTGAAGCAGCGTCTCGGTCTGAAAACGAGAGTGACGTCGCCCGGCACGTTATACCGCACCGCGAGCTGCATGGCTTCCGAGTGCGATTTGTCGGAGGCATACAGGCTCGGCGCAGAAGCGGTCCGCTTCGCGGCCGAAGGATACTCCGGCGGCATGGTCACCTTGGACCGCGTCTCCGATTCGCCGTATGAGTGCCGCATCGATTGGGCGGACCTCGAACATATTGCCGGCAAGGAGAGGCCGCTCCCGGCACATTACTGGGATGCGCAAAGACAGATGCCGACCCCGGCGTTTATCGATTACATTCTTCCGTTAGTTGATGGGCAAATCATTCGCCCTGTCATACTATAA
- the iolC gene encoding 5-dehydro-2-deoxygluconokinase, whose protein sequence is MKMIRFDSNRPIDVIGVGRLCIDLNANEIHRPMEETRTFTKYVGGSPANIAIALARLGLKAGFIGRVADDQHGRFITNYLRERGIDTSHVITDKSGSVTGLAFTEIKSPEECSILMYRDNVADLKLEPGDIKEDYIRQAKAVLISGTALAQSPSREAVFLAVDLARKHNVVVIFDIDYRPWTWKSKEETGIYCRLVAEKSDVILGGREEFDLLEAVMGPLRRDDQATAEEWFRHRAQIVLVKHGGDGSRAYVRDDGCYQGTTFPANVVKTFGAGDSFAGAFIYGLMNGWSVEKSQQFGAASASIVVSSHSSSEAMPTVEDIRAVIDKYGKALA, encoded by the coding sequence ATCAAAATGATCCGTTTCGATTCAAACAGACCGATCGATGTGATCGGTGTGGGCCGGCTGTGCATCGATCTGAATGCCAACGAAATTCACAGGCCGATGGAGGAGACGAGAACGTTCACCAAGTATGTCGGAGGATCGCCGGCCAATATTGCGATTGCGCTGGCGCGCCTCGGCCTGAAAGCCGGCTTCATCGGCAGGGTGGCGGACGATCAGCACGGCCGGTTCATCACGAATTATTTGCGGGAGCGCGGCATCGACACTTCCCACGTCATCACAGACAAGTCGGGCAGCGTGACGGGGCTTGCCTTCACGGAAATCAAATCGCCGGAGGAGTGCAGCATCCTTATGTACCGCGACAACGTCGCCGATCTGAAGCTGGAGCCGGGCGACATCAAGGAGGATTACATCCGGCAGGCGAAAGCGGTGCTCATCTCCGGCACGGCGTTGGCGCAAAGCCCTTCGCGCGAAGCGGTGTTTCTGGCCGTCGACTTGGCGAGAAAACATAACGTCGTCGTCATTTTCGACATCGATTACCGGCCATGGACATGGAAATCCAAGGAGGAAACCGGCATTTATTGCAGGCTTGTCGCGGAAAAAAGCGACGTCATCCTCGGCGGGCGCGAGGAGTTCGATCTGCTGGAGGCCGTCATGGGGCCGCTGCGGCGCGACGACCAGGCCACGGCGGAGGAGTGGTTCCGCCACCGCGCGCAAATCGTCCTCGTGAAGCACGGCGGGGACGGCTCGCGCGCCTACGTTCGGGACGACGGCTGCTATCAAGGGACAACGTTCCCCGCGAATGTCGTCAAAACGTTCGGGGCAGGGGACTCGTTTGCAGGCGCCTTTATTTACGGCCTGATGAACGGATGGAGCGTCGAGAAAAGCCAGCAGTTCGGGGCGGCGTCCGCATCGATCGTCGTGTCGAGCCACAGCAGCTCCGAGGCGATGCCGACCGTAGAAGACATCCGGGCCGTCATCGACAAATACGGCAAAGCGTTAGCCTGA
- a CDS encoding carbohydrate ABC transporter permease translates to MKRRHAFFTYLSLIVLASIVMLPIAWMVSISLRANQEVFAMPLRWIPEHPTLDAFRSVLKNPNLVRLFVNSYIIAIAVTFLCILFASLAGYGFSRFSFKGKRAMLLYVLLTQMFPMVLLSIPYFLFITRVGLYNTYFAMILAYTSFALPFSIMMMRDFIGTIPRELDEAATIDGCGALRTFFSIIIPPSLPGLIATGVYTFILAWNEFLFAVVLTNTVNVRPLTIGIGMLIGEYTTEWNQLMALSFMASVPLILVFLFLQKYFLQGLTAGSVK, encoded by the coding sequence ATGAAGAGAAGGCACGCATTTTTCACGTATTTGTCTCTGATCGTTCTGGCCAGCATCGTCATGCTGCCGATCGCCTGGATGGTCAGCATTTCGCTACGCGCGAACCAGGAAGTGTTTGCGATGCCGCTCAGGTGGATTCCGGAGCATCCGACGCTGGATGCGTTCCGCTCCGTGCTCAAAAATCCGAATCTGGTGCGGCTGTTCGTGAACAGCTATATCATCGCCATCGCCGTGACGTTTCTGTGCATCCTGTTCGCTTCGCTGGCGGGATACGGATTTTCCCGATTTTCGTTCAAAGGCAAAAGGGCGATGCTGCTCTACGTGCTGCTGACGCAAATGTTTCCGATGGTGCTGCTCAGCATACCGTATTTCCTGTTCATCACGCGGGTGGGACTGTACAACACGTATTTTGCGATGATTTTGGCGTATACCTCGTTTGCGCTGCCGTTTTCGATCATGATGATGCGCGATTTTATCGGCACGATCCCCCGCGAGCTGGACGAGGCGGCGACGATCGACGGCTGCGGCGCGCTGCGCACCTTCTTCTCGATCATCATCCCGCCCAGCCTGCCGGGTCTCATCGCAACGGGAGTGTATACGTTCATCCTCGCGTGGAACGAATTCCTGTTTGCGGTGGTGCTGACCAATACGGTCAATGTGAGACCGCTGACGATCGGGATCGGCATGCTGATCGGAGAGTATACGACGGAATGGAACCAGCTGATGGCGCTTTCCTTTATGGCCAGCGTACCGCTCATCTTAGTGTTTTTATTCCTGCAAAAATATTTCCTGCAGGGCTTAACCGCAGGCAGTGTGAAATAA
- a CDS encoding DeoR/GlpR family DNA-binding transcription regulator, with product MIPEKRHNAILELLKEKKTISIAEIVKELNISEITARRDLEHIESSTNLILRIRGGAKLIENQLEANTTYLNDRFSKQLAKNREEKQAIGRLAASLVQDDETIIIDAGSTGLHVAKHMDGKKGVTAIVTAVNIAEELEEKDGITTVITGGVFRSRTTTLLNPFIEQSLMNVYADKVFIGVTGVSITHGFSGHDFLEADVKKILMKSGREIYWLADASKLNYIGSIQFAPLDESHTIITDWTVDPEIKRQFEQKCRILVAERG from the coding sequence ATGATTCCTGAAAAACGCCATAACGCGATTCTTGAACTGCTCAAGGAAAAGAAAACGATCAGCATCGCTGAAATCGTCAAGGAACTTAATATTTCGGAGATTACCGCACGCCGCGATCTGGAGCATATCGAAAGCAGCACCAACCTGATTTTGCGGATCCGGGGCGGCGCGAAGCTAATCGAAAACCAGCTTGAGGCGAATACGACCTATCTGAACGACCGCTTTTCCAAGCAGCTTGCGAAAAACAGAGAAGAAAAGCAGGCGATCGGCAGGCTGGCGGCTTCACTCGTCCAAGATGACGAAACGATCATTATCGATGCGGGCTCCACAGGGCTTCATGTCGCGAAGCATATGGACGGAAAGAAAGGCGTAACCGCCATCGTCACGGCGGTCAACATCGCGGAGGAGCTTGAGGAGAAGGACGGCATCACGACGGTAATTACAGGCGGAGTGTTCCGTTCGCGGACGACGACGCTGCTGAACCCGTTTATCGAGCAAAGCCTGATGAACGTCTATGCCGACAAGGTATTCATCGGGGTCACCGGGGTATCGATCACGCACGGTTTTTCGGGTCACGATTTTTTGGAGGCGGACGTAAAGAAGATTTTGATGAAATCGGGGAGGGAGATATACTGGCTGGCGGACGCGTCGAAGCTGAACTACATCGGTTCGATTCAGTTTGCCCCGCTTGACGAATCCCATACCATCATTACGGATTGGACCGTCGATCCGGAAATCAAACGTCAATTTGAGCAAAAGTGCCGCATCCTGGTTGCCGAAAGGGGATGA
- a CDS encoding ABC transporter substrate-binding protein, with protein sequence MKALRVITSVSSLALLLAACSPPATTAPDAGGTKPAPGTQEAKTGGKTQIHWLQHWVNEQGPDKINEVKKAFEQKNPDIELIIDDLPFAQEHDKIVSLDLAGMPPDIITVSGAWLSEFAEAGIIAPLDDYINKLPKDYQDAIQGPMSLPYKGKRYGIPITNGNIALFYNKKLLQEANVKVPTTWDEFVEASKKLTDPSKNRYALTGNIVAEPPTVISYEVFPFILQAGGKIIDNNKAAFNTKEGVEALNFYKSLIKDHKVTTPGELSAGEKEKRANFSAGNVAFMFEGPWGVAIQKKANPNLDFGVAPLPKGKVSGTVAQGSVLGLAAKGKNKDAAWKFIEFMGSAEGQLLWDKATNFFPYNKVTMKDDFFQKDPYLKVFVDQFEKADRVEVIDNFLPQANDLRKLFTVEVQNFLTGKKTAQQALDDAAAKWNEAFQKIEKK encoded by the coding sequence ATGAAAGCACTTCGCGTTATTACATCCGTATCGTCACTCGCACTGCTGCTCGCCGCTTGTTCCCCTCCGGCGACAACCGCCCCGGATGCCGGCGGAACGAAGCCGGCACCCGGGACTCAGGAGGCCAAAACCGGCGGCAAGACACAAATTCATTGGCTGCAGCATTGGGTCAACGAGCAAGGGCCGGACAAAATCAACGAAGTAAAGAAAGCGTTCGAGCAAAAAAATCCGGACATCGAGCTGATCATCGACGACCTGCCGTTTGCCCAGGAGCACGACAAAATCGTCTCGCTCGATCTCGCGGGCATGCCGCCGGATATTATTACCGTTTCGGGCGCATGGCTGTCGGAATTTGCGGAAGCCGGCATCATCGCTCCGCTCGACGATTACATCAACAAGCTGCCCAAGGACTATCAGGATGCGATTCAAGGGCCGATGTCGCTCCCATACAAAGGCAAACGTTACGGCATCCCGATTACGAACGGCAATATCGCGCTGTTTTACAACAAGAAGCTGCTGCAGGAAGCGAACGTCAAGGTGCCGACCACGTGGGACGAATTCGTCGAAGCGTCCAAGAAGCTGACGGACCCGTCCAAAAACCGGTACGCGCTGACCGGCAACATCGTCGCCGAGCCGCCGACCGTCATTTCGTACGAGGTGTTTCCTTTCATTTTGCAGGCCGGCGGCAAAATTATCGACAACAACAAGGCGGCCTTCAACACGAAGGAAGGCGTGGAGGCGCTTAATTTTTACAAGAGCCTGATCAAGGACCATAAGGTGACGACGCCGGGCGAGCTGAGCGCCGGTGAGAAGGAGAAGCGGGCCAACTTCAGCGCGGGCAACGTCGCCTTCATGTTCGAAGGACCGTGGGGCGTGGCGATTCAGAAGAAGGCGAACCCGAATCTCGATTTCGGCGTCGCTCCGCTGCCCAAAGGCAAAGTGTCGGGCACGGTCGCCCAGGGCTCGGTGCTCGGGCTTGCCGCCAAAGGGAAAAACAAGGACGCCGCGTGGAAATTCATCGAGTTTATGGGAAGCGCCGAAGGTCAGCTGCTCTGGGATAAAGCGACCAACTTCTTCCCGTACAACAAGGTGACGATGAAGGACGACTTTTTCCAGAAAGATCCTTATTTGAAAGTGTTCGTCGATCAGTTCGAAAAAGCGGACCGCGTCGAGGTGATCGACAATTTCCTGCCGCAGGCGAACGATTTGAGAAAGCTGTTTACCGTCGAAGTGCAGAACTTCCTGACCGGCAAAAAGACGGCGCAGCAAGCGCTCGACGACGCGGCAGCGAAATGGAACGAAGCTTTTCAAAAAATAGAAAAAAAATAA
- the iolB gene encoding 5-deoxy-glucuronate isomerase: MNASRLIVKSTDAPGGGTVLSVTPESAGWEYVGFEVVRLLRGQTMQRATESKEVCLVLLGGKANVATQEKRWEGIGERASVFDRVPPYSVYVPSGDNFTVEAVTDLELAVCSAPGKGTYPARLIPPAEVGAEPRGQGNTERWIHNILPESSPADSLLVVEVYTPNGHWSSYPPHKHDQLNLPEESFLEETYYHKVKPEHGFAVQRVYTDDLTLDETMIVRDGDAVLVPKGYHPVSAPPGYDLYYLNVMAGPVRTWKFKNDKDHEWIFEQWKKQPAEGEATSK, encoded by the coding sequence ATGAATGCATCCCGATTGATCGTCAAATCGACGGACGCGCCGGGTGGCGGCACCGTGCTGTCCGTCACCCCGGAATCGGCCGGCTGGGAATACGTCGGCTTTGAAGTCGTCCGCCTGCTTCGCGGGCAGACGATGCAGCGCGCGACCGAAAGCAAGGAGGTGTGCCTTGTCCTGCTCGGCGGCAAGGCGAATGTAGCGACGCAGGAAAAGCGATGGGAGGGCATCGGTGAGCGTGCGAGCGTCTTTGATCGCGTTCCGCCTTACTCCGTGTATGTTCCTTCCGGAGACAACTTCACGGTCGAAGCTGTAACGGATCTGGAGCTCGCGGTATGCTCCGCGCCGGGGAAAGGCACATACCCTGCGCGGCTCATCCCTCCGGCGGAAGTCGGAGCGGAGCCAAGAGGGCAAGGCAATACGGAACGCTGGATTCACAACATATTGCCCGAATCGTCGCCTGCGGACAGCCTGCTCGTCGTCGAGGTTTATACGCCGAACGGGCATTGGTCCAGCTACCCTCCGCATAAGCACGATCAGCTCAATCTGCCGGAAGAATCGTTTTTGGAGGAGACCTACTACCACAAGGTGAAGCCGGAGCACGGCTTTGCCGTCCAGCGGGTGTATACGGACGACCTCACGCTTGACGAGACGATGATCGTGCGGGACGGCGACGCGGTGCTTGTCCCTAAGGGATACCATCCGGTCTCAGCCCCGCCGGGATATGATCTGTATTATTTGAACGTGATGGCGGGACCTGTGCGGACGTGGAAGTTCAAGAACGACAAGGACCACGAATGGATTTTCGAACAGTGGAAAAAACAGCCGGCGGAAGGGGAGGCAACATCAAAATGA